In Phocoena sinus isolate mPhoSin1 chromosome 10, mPhoSin1.pri, whole genome shotgun sequence, a single genomic region encodes these proteins:
- the LMNTD1 gene encoding lamin tail domain-containing protein 1 produces MKDTQATQEISAVLQSEVHEQEDKMENQAQIEDTCDNLPETQRSLVHFFPTSTDSDTTTLPCSWSLSNEIPLSYYLSSPQVSGVTFSTTGPKPLKPALVSHSQSEDSLGLNNFKLPKKHTMPVLASQPAVVGEGEDYFLSLFGDSEKLVVHSFHTKKTWKHFSMILEEVGQSRSSALGDIKIAEVNVKGLCVKLINSSLDKELEIGNHILQQNVDGQTVSLYQFLPNIIMQANSTVTVWAAASEAKHQPPSEFLWKEQNRFRTSPNCTTILCKPNGEAVAWYTPIHWKQAWEKLETDIECDRCSVVSPTSQRHMFHWPAATTTTKEKQDQSKQDISKYQVERVQASLTREKEIPPTLFPNRSPWCHSPHVSAHPYCPLIDPYNTYMTERSLDRQPRSQSAKPDPAR; encoded by the exons ATGAAAGACACACAAGCCACTCAGGAAATTTCGGCGGTCCTGCAGAGTGAAGTCCATGAGCaggaagataaaatggaaaatcaagcACA AATTGAAGACACATGTGACAATCTCCCAGAGACACAGCGATCTTTAGTACATTTTTTTCCAACGTCAACGGATTCAGATACCACTACACTGCCATGTTCATGGTCATTATCCAATGAAATACCTCTCAGTTACTATCTGTCCAGCCCTCAGGTTAGTGGAGTAACTTTTTCAACAACTGGACCAAAGCCTCTTAAACCTGCTCTAGTGAGCCATTCCCAATCAGAAGACAGCTTGG GACTCAACAACTTCAAACTTCCAAAGAAACACACTATGCCGGTGCTTGCTTCTCAGCCAGCTGtggttggggaaggggaggattATTTCCTGTCTTTGTTTGGTGATTCAGAGAAACTTGTCGTGCACTCATTCCACACCAAGAAAACGTGGAAGCACTTTTCTATGATTCTTGAAGAAGTGGGCCAATCTAGATCCAG TGCTCTTGGAGACATTAAAATAGCTGAAGTGAATGTCAAAGGTTTATGCGTGAAGCTCATTAACTCTTCCCTTGACAAAGAACTGGAAATCGGAAATCATATTCTCCAACAAAATGTGGATGGACAAACAGTCTCTCTGTACCAATTCCTTCCCAATATCATAATGCAGGCCAATTCCACAGTAACA GTCTGGGCAGCAGCATCTGAAGCAAAGCACCAGCCGCCATCAGAGTTTCTTTGGAAGGAACAAAACAGATTTAGGACAAGCCCAAATTGTACAACAATCCTGTGCAAACCTAATGGTGAA GCTGTTGCCTGGTACACTCCTATCCACTGGAAGCAAGCATGGGAGAAATTAGAGACTGACATTGAATGTGACAGATGCTCAGTAGTAAGTCCAACATCTCAAAGGCACATGTTTCATTGGCCAGCAGCTACAACTACaactaaagaaaaacaagacCAATCTAAGCAAGATATCTCAAAATATCAGGTGGAACGAGTTCAAGCTTCTCTTACAAG agaaaaagaaatcccacCAACCCTTTTCCCCAATCGCAGCCCCTGGTGCCACAGTCCTCATGTCTCTGCACATCCTTACTGTCCACTGATTGATCCTTACAACACCTACATGACTGAACGCAGCTTAGACAGACAGCCCAGGTCTCAGTCAGCCAAGCCTGATCCAGCCAGGTAA